From the genome of Ananas comosus cultivar F153 linkage group 18, ASM154086v1, whole genome shotgun sequence, one region includes:
- the LOC109724322 gene encoding F-box protein At4g18380-like — protein sequence MQSKSRIYADPFLSHEDHFDRIPDSLVLLIFNKLADVRSLGRCLSVSKRFNSLVPLVHDIYVKIDRVITTDGGDPDETFNLSSPKPRNLISHLLKLMLFTILKPFNNLQNPNGGSKPLLPQLSHHSPAQVLKNFADVQNLKIELPGGDVGVEDGVLLKWKAEFGSTLQSCVILGGTRVDRKSFCSDQDSPVEDNNNGSMPESFYTNGGLKLRVVWTISSLIAASTRHYLLRQIIKEHPTLKTLVLTDADGQGTLCMGEEQLKDFREKPLAASASSNRTQVPASNMKLRYAPHLELPGGIGIQGATLVAIKPAGEGSSGSSSSRRELEALVGGAFDGPFRAAVKALLKRRTYLLEMNGF from the coding sequence atgcaatcCAAATCCCGAATCTATGCTGACCCATTCCTCTCCCACGAAGACCATTTCGATCGGATACCGGACTCCCTCGTTCTCCTCATCTTCAACAAGCTCGCCGACGTTCGATCGCTCGGCCGCTGCTTGTCCGTCTCGAAGCGCTTCAATTCCCTCGTCCCCCTCGTGCACGACATCTACGTCAAGATCGATCGCGTCATCACGACCGATGGCGGCGATCCTGATGAGACCTTCAACCTTTCGTCCCCCAAACCCCGGAACCTGATCTCCCACCTCCTAAAGCTCATGCTCTTCACCATTCTCAAGCCCTTCAACAACCTCCAAAACCCAAATGGCGGAAGCAAACCCCTTCTCCCGCAGCTCTCGCACCACTCTCCTGCCCAAGTCCTCAAGAACTTCGCCGACgtccaaaatttgaaaattgagcTCCCCGGCGGCGATGTCGGGGTGGAGGACGGGGTCCTGTTGAAATGGAAGGCGGAGTTCGGGAGCACACTGCAAAGTTGTGTGATTTTGGGAGGTACGCGTGTGGATCGGAAATCGTTTTGCTCCGATCAGGATAGTCCAGTGGAAGACAATAACAACGGGAGCATGCCGGAGTCGTTCTACACGAACGGCGGGCTAAAGCTGCGAGTGGTTTGGACGATTAGCTCACTAATCGCCGCTTCCACCAGGCATTATCTTCTCCGACAGATAATTAAGGAGCACCCAACACTGAAAACCCTGGTTTTGACCGATGCTGACGGACAGGGGACATTGTGCATGGGGGAAGAACAGCTAAAGGACTTCAGAGAGAAGCCGTTGGCGGCTTCTGCTTCATCAAATAGAACTCAGGTTCCGGCTTCTAACATGAAACTGCGGTACGCCCCGCATTTGGAGCTCCCGGGAGGAATCGGAATTCAGGGAGCAACATTGGTGGCAATCAAGCCGGCCGGTGAGGGAAGTAGTGGTAGCAGTAGTAGCCGGAGAGAATTAGAGGCGCTCGTTGGTGGAGCGTTCGATGGGCCATTTAGGGCAGCGGTGAAAGCGCTCTTGAAGAGGAGAACTTACCTATTAGAGATGAATGGGTTCTAG
- the LOC109724044 gene encoding membrane steroid-binding protein 2-like isoform X2, giving the protein MGIYAAVAEAIRPYAGLSPAPALFTVLALVVGAYLLVSSFFLRPGAGAEKRVASQEEPKESPPPPIDTAEPQRGGSISMEELGAQDGVEAEERSVAAEPLHGGGITFEVEEPSAQDGAEAEERSITLEEPPLPILSPIVAVEPIQVGDIALEELKGYDGSDPKKPLLMVIKGQVYDVSQGRAYYGPGGEYALFAGRDATRALALMSFDPDDLNGDLDGLNPDELEVLQDWEEKFKEKYVHVGRLVSKNVKDEESDRNKDQLEITPVSHQEGTNAIEK; this is encoded by the exons ATGGGGATCTacgcggcggtggcggaggcgaTCCGCCCCTACGCGGGCCtctcccccgcccccgccctCTTCACCGTCCTCGCCCTCGTCGTTGGCGCCTATCTCCTCGTCTCCAGCTTCTTCCTCCGCCCCGGTGCCGGCGCCGAGAAGCGCGTCGCCTCACAAGAGGAGCCTAAGGagtcgcctccgccgccgatcGATACGGCGGAGCCCCAACGGGGTGGGAGCATCTCCATGGAGGAGCTCGGGGCACAGGATGGGGTTGAAGCCGAGGAACGTTCGGTTGCGGCGGAGCCCCTACACGGTGGGGGCATCACCTTCGAGGTGGAGGAGCCCAGCGCGCAGGACGGGGCCGAAGCCGAGGAACGTTCGATTACCCTCGAGGAGCCACCGCTGCCGATACTGTCGCCGATCGTCGCGGTTGAGCCGATTCAGGTTGGGGACATCGCCTTGGAGGAGCTCAAGGGTTACGACGGCTCCGATCCTAAGAAGCCCCTTTTGATGGTGATCAAGGGACAGGTCTACGATGTCTCGCAAGGAAG GGCGTATTACGGACCTGGTGGAGAATATGCCTTATTTGCTGGAAGGGATGCGACTCGAGCCTTGGCACTGATGTCATTCGATCCTGATGACCTCAATGGAGACCTCGACGGTTTAAACCCTGACGAGTTGGAAGTCTTACAAGATTGGGAAGAGAAATTTAAAGAGAAGTATGTTCATGTGGGTCGGCTTGTTTCCAAAAATGTTAAAGATGAGGAAAGTGATAGAAATAAAGATCAATTGGAAATTACTCCGGTGTCTCATCAGGAAG GTACAAATGCAATTGAGAAGTGA
- the LOC109724044 gene encoding membrane steroid-binding protein 2-like isoform X1, which translates to MGIYAAVAEAIRPYAGLSPAPALFTVLALVVGAYLLVSSFFLRPGAGAEKRVASQEEPKESPPPPIDTAEPQRGGSISMEELGAQDGVEAEERSVAAEPLHGGGITFEVEEPSAQDGAEAEERSITLEEPPLPILSPIVAVEPIQVGDIALEELKGYDGSDPKKPLLMVIKGQVYDVSQGRAYYGPGGEYALFAGRDATRALALMSFDPDDLNGDLDGLNPDELEVLQDWEEKFKEKYVHVGRLVSKNVKDEESDRNKDQLEITPVSHQEGENTNKNVGPNGEESEAGNN; encoded by the exons ATGGGGATCTacgcggcggtggcggaggcgaTCCGCCCCTACGCGGGCCtctcccccgcccccgccctCTTCACCGTCCTCGCCCTCGTCGTTGGCGCCTATCTCCTCGTCTCCAGCTTCTTCCTCCGCCCCGGTGCCGGCGCCGAGAAGCGCGTCGCCTCACAAGAGGAGCCTAAGGagtcgcctccgccgccgatcGATACGGCGGAGCCCCAACGGGGTGGGAGCATCTCCATGGAGGAGCTCGGGGCACAGGATGGGGTTGAAGCCGAGGAACGTTCGGTTGCGGCGGAGCCCCTACACGGTGGGGGCATCACCTTCGAGGTGGAGGAGCCCAGCGCGCAGGACGGGGCCGAAGCCGAGGAACGTTCGATTACCCTCGAGGAGCCACCGCTGCCGATACTGTCGCCGATCGTCGCGGTTGAGCCGATTCAGGTTGGGGACATCGCCTTGGAGGAGCTCAAGGGTTACGACGGCTCCGATCCTAAGAAGCCCCTTTTGATGGTGATCAAGGGACAGGTCTACGATGTCTCGCAAGGAAG GGCGTATTACGGACCTGGTGGAGAATATGCCTTATTTGCTGGAAGGGATGCGACTCGAGCCTTGGCACTGATGTCATTCGATCCTGATGACCTCAATGGAGACCTCGACGGTTTAAACCCTGACGAGTTGGAAGTCTTACAAGATTGGGAAGAGAAATTTAAAGAGAAGTATGTTCATGTGGGTCGGCTTGTTTCCAAAAATGTTAAAGATGAGGAAAGTGATAGAAATAAAGATCAATTGGAAATTACTCCGGTGTCTCATCAGGAAGGTGAGAATACCAATAAAAACGTTGGACCCAACGGAGAAGAGTCAGAGGCAGGCAACAACTGA
- the LOC109723663 gene encoding uncharacterized protein LOC109723663, producing the protein MGATSSKLEDDKPLLLCQERKRFVREALDRRCLLAAAHFAYIQSLRNTGTALRKFVEPEAPTESSLYTSTSATPDPLALIEKSQFSNLSPSISQHLDTSDSFSPTPSPLSSERFHVNHMKASRSFSTTIEEKPTVPLTATINTSSTTPKRREPELDENSLPEDPPPPGTLPWDYFSLFHPVDNQFSFQEDREFTHNLDREFTHNLENVDDIRRLREEEGIPELEEEVEKSPLNEKDDFSDSEDDFDHPSTEPLVRMFKNRNVNMDQHMTNGSHDIPSIENVSAENEQQIEEKSVAGNGMYEADKAPVMTPSKVVPPPISLPLNGKSREAGPAMKQGMDFFLCMKEIEGLFVKASDSGREVPRMLEADKIQFRPLVPEEIAHRSKTSFLTSCFVCCTEEAPHPQASAPTEIKYLTWHRSMSSHSSSSRNPIGVTSKDGMEDLTGNLYSTICMNSGSHASTLDRLYAWERKLYDEVKASVAIRKEYDTKCRLLRDQESRAESLTRIDKTRAAVKDLHSRIRVAIHRINSISKIIEELRDNELQPQLEELIGSLTRMWAVMLDCHKHQYNIISVAYNNGSTKVSLRSESLHQAVTVLEFELNTLCSNFIKWISSQKSYLTSINCWLLKCVFPLTQPKSKRKNVLFSPRKSIAPPIFVTCRDWLSLLDNLPAKEVTDALKELATVVAHFLPHQEKGRGSSNVSMSFYRKGGQIDNSGADMHRNEPPINWNHNYDNLRTSLTDFLDRLKTFSECSLEQYEALQKSIDSARTAYENGGYRP; encoded by the exons ATGGGGGCTACAAGTTCTAAACTTGAAGATGACAAGCCCCTTTTACTATGCCAGGAAAGAAAGCGCTTCGTTAGAGAAGCTCTTGACCGAAGGTGCTTGCTTGCAGCTGCCCATTTTGCTTATATACAATCGCTGAGAAACACAGGAACTGCACTTAGGAAATTTGTGGAGCCCGAAGCCCCCACGGAATCGTCCTTGTACACATCAACATCGGCTACACCTGATCCTCTCGCCCTGATCGAAAAATCCCAATTCTCGAATTTATCTCCATCTATTTCTCAGCATTTGGACACAAGTGATTCTTTTTCTCCCACTCCCTCACCCCTTTCTTCTGAGCGGTTTCATGTGAATCATATGAAAGCCAGTAGGAGTTTTTCAACAACTATAGAAGAAAAACCGACGGTTCCATTAACAGCAACTATTAACACCTCGTCCACCACACCAAAGCGCCGCGAACCGGAATTAGATGAAAATTCTTTACCGGAAGATCCTCCACCGCCTGGTACTCTCCCATGGGATTATTTTAGCCTTTTTCACCCTGTGGACAACCAGTTCTCCTTTCAAGAGGACAGGGAGTTTACTCATAATTTGGACAGGGAGTTTACTCATAATTTAGAAAATGTTGATGATATCAGACGTCTTAGAGAAGAAGAGGGGATTCCTGAGCTAGAAGAGGAAGTAGAGAAATCTCCATTAAATGAAAAGGATGACTTCTCTGACTCTGAGGATGATTTTGACCATCCATCAACTGAACCGCTAGTTCGGATGTTCAAAAACCGAAATGTGAATATGGATCAACATATGACAAATGGGTCACATGATATTCCTTCTATAGAAAATGTTTCTGCAGAAAATGAGCAGCAAATTGAGGAAAAGAGTGTGGCTGGCAACGGTATGTATGAAGCTGATAAAGCTCCTGTGATGACTCCATCAAAAGTGGTACCGCCTCCTATTTCCCTTCCATTAAATGGCAAGTCGAGAGAAGCTGGTCCAGCAATGAAACAGGGGATGGACTTCTTCTTGTGCATGAAAGAGATTGAAGGTTTATTTGTTAAGGCTTCTGATTCGGGAAGAGAGGTTCCCAGGATGCTGGAGGCAGACAAAATTCAGTTCCGCCCTCTAGTCCCTGAAGAAATTG CACACAGATCAAAGACATCTTTTCTTACCTCATGCTTTGTTTGCTGCACAGAGGAAGCTCCTCATCCTCAAG CTTCTGCCCCAACTGAGATAAAATACCTAACTTGGCATAGATCTATGTCCTCACACTCTTCGTCATCCAGAAACCCTATAGGGGTGACATCGAAAGATGGTATGGAGGATCTCACTGGCAATCTCTACAGCACCATATGCATGAACTCCGGCAGTCACGCCTCAACATTAGATAGGTTGTACGCATGGGAGAGAAAGCTTTATGATGAAGTTAAG GCAAGTGTGGCCATTCGTAAAGAATATGATACAAAGTGTCGGCTGCTAAGAGATCAAGAGTCAAGAGCAGAGAGCCTGACAAGGATTGACAAAACCCGTGCGGCTGTTAAGGACCTGCACTCCAGAATTCGTGTGGCGATTCACAGAATCAATTCAATATCTAAAATAATAGAAGAACTAAGGGATAATGAGCTCCAACCACAACTGGAAGAGTTGATTGGAAG TTTAACCCGAATGTGGGCGGTGATGCTCGATTGCCACAAGCATCAGTACAACATCATCTCAGTAGCTTACAACAACGGAAGCACCAAAGTCTCACTTCGGTCGGAATCCCTTCACCAGGCCGTGACTGTTTTAGAATTTGAGCTGAACACTTTGTGCTCAAACTTCATAAAGTGGATCTCGTCACAGAAATCATACCTCACAAGTATAAATTGCTGGCTTCTAAAGTGTGTTTTCCCACTGACTCAACCCAAGTCAAAGAGAAAGAACGTTCTATTCTCTCCGCGAAAGTCCATAGCTCCACCCATTTTTGTCACCTGCAGAGATTGGTTAAGTCTGTTGGACAACTTGCCTGCCAAGGAAGTCACGGATGCTCTGAAAGAGCTAGCAACAGTGGTTGCCCATTTCTTGCCTCACCAAGAGAAGGGCCGAGGAAGTTCAAATGTCTCGATGTCGTTTTATCGTAAAGGAGGACAAATTGATAACTCGGGAGCAGATATGCATAGAAATGAACCCCCAATTAATTGGAACCACAACTACGACAATTTGCGAACAAGTCTGACGGACTTCCTAGATCGTCTCAAGACTTTTTCTGAGTGTTCGTTGGAGCAATATGAAGCTCTCCAGAAGTCTATCGACAGCGCTCGGACGGCTTACGAGAATGGTGGGTATAGACCATAA
- the LOC109723664 gene encoding endoplasmic reticulum-Golgi intermediate compartment protein 3-like codes for MEIVSKLRNLDAYPKVNEDFYSRTLSGGLITILSSVAIVFLFLSEIRLYLYSATETKLIVDTSRGERLRINFDVTFPALACSLVAVDTMDVSGEQHYDIKHDIIKKRIDHLGNVIESRQDGVGAPKIERPLQRHGGRLEHNESYCGSCYGAEVSDDDCCNSCDEVREAYQKKGWGLSNPDLIDQCKREGFIQKIKDEQGEGCNIHGFLEVNKVAGNFHFAPGKSFHQSFNFLQDLLNFQTEHYNLSHRINKLSFGREFPGAINPLDGASWAHQTSSGMYQYFIKVVPTIYTDIRGHKIHSNQFSVTEHFRDAVGYPRPPNGVFFFYEFSPIKVIFTEENSSLLHFLTNICAIVGGIITVAGIIDSFVYHGHRAIKKKMELGKYG; via the exons ATGGAGATCGTGAGCAAGCTCCGGAACCTGGACGCGTACCCCAAGGTGAACGAGGATTTCTACAGCCGAACCCTGTCCGGGGGCCTCATCACCATCCTATCCTCCGTCGCCATCGTCTTCCTTTTCTTGTCCGAGATCA GATTATATTTGTATTCTGCTACAGAGACTAAACTAATAGTAGATACTTCAAGAGGAGAAAGGCTACGTATCAAT TTTGATGTCACGTTCCCAGCCTTAGCTTGTTCACTTGTTGCTGTAGATACCATGGATGTTAGCGGAGAGCAACATTATGACATA AAACATGAcataataaagaaaagaattgaTCATCTTGGGAATGTAATTGAATCAAGACAGGATGGTGTTGGTGCACCTAAG ATTGAAAGGCCACTACAGAGACATGGTGGAAGGCTTGAGCACAATGAGAGTTACTGCGGTTCATGTTATGGTGCAGAAGTG TCAGATGATGATTGCTGCAACTCTTGTGATGAAGTACGTGAAGCATATCAGAAGAAAGGTTGGGGGCTGAGTAATCCGGATCTTATCGACCAG TGCAAGAGGGAGGGCTTCATCCAGAAGATAAAAGATGAACAAGGTGAAGGTTGCAACATCCATGGGTTCTTAGAAGTCAATAAAGTTGCTGGAAATTTTCACTTTGCCCCTGGAAAAAGTTTTCATCAATCATTCAATTTTCTGCAAGATCTGTTGAATTTTCAAACAGAACACTATAAT TTAAGTCACAGAATAAATAAACTTTCCTTTGGAAGAGAGTTCCCGGGTGCCATAAATCCGCTTGATGG CGCGAGTTGGGCTCATCAAACATCGTCGGGGATGTACCAGTACTTTATTAAA GTTGTTCCTACCATCTATACTGATATTCGAGGACACAAAATTCATTCAAATCAG TTTTCAGTGACAGAGCACTTTAGAGACGCAGTGGGCTATCCAAGACCTCCTAATGGAGTGTTCTTCTTTTATGAATTTTCACCCATCAAG GTGATTTTTACAGAGGAAAACTCGTCGCTGCTTCACTTCTTGACAAATATTTGCGCTATAGTAGGAG GAATTATCACTGTCGCCGGAATCATCGACTCTTTTGTCTATCACGGCCACCGGGCAatcaagaagaagatggagctGGGGAAGTATGGGTAA
- the LOC109724043 gene encoding guanylate kinase 2, chloroplastic/mitochondrial, with product MLLLRRLFATSIPRSQLHHPLLTRSPIPSVALPTRTPFPRESSAPPLMASDAARTEDARRAPFAPLPNSTTADKVELYRSLESALGSNFSSEPISPTPHPLIIVISGPSGVGKDAVIKRLREVREGIHFVVTATSRAQRPGEVDGKDYYFVTKEEFLSMIQRNELLEYALVYGEYKGIPKQQIRDYMAKGFDIVLRVDIQGAATLRSILGDSAVFIFLVAESEAALVKRLIGRKTETSDMLLVRIATAREEVKHLGNFDYIVVNAEGKLESAVKLVESIIDAEKAKIRQRNAQI from the exons atgCTTCTTCTTCGGAGGCTCTTCGCCACCTCCATTCCCCGATCCCAACTCCACCATCCTCTCCTCACGAGGTCGCCGATCCCTAGCGTCGCCCTCCCCACTCGCACCCCCTTCCCCAGGGAGAGCTCCGCACCCCCTCTCATGGCCTCCGACGCCGCGCGCACCGAGGACGCGCGCCGAGCCCCCTTCGCTCCCCTCCCCAACTCCACCACCGCCGATAAG GTTGAACTGTACAGGAGTCTTGAATCAGCATTAGGTTCAAATTTCAGTTCCGAGCCTATATCTCCAACTCCTCATCCCCTGATTATTGTTATCAGTGGACCGAGCGGAGTTGGCAAGGATGCAGTTATCAAG AGACTACGAGAAGTTCGTGAAGGAATTCATTTTGTTGTCACGGCTACCAGCCGAGCACAACGACCAGGTGAGGTTGATGGAAAGGACTACTACTTTGTCACAAAAGAAGAGTTTCTCTCGATGATTCAAAGGAACGAGCTACTGGAGTATGCTCTTGTTTATGGAGAGTACAAGGGAATCCCAAAGCAGCAG ATTCGTGACTACATGGCGAAGGGTTTCGACATCGTCTTGAGAGTTGACATACAGGGTGCGGCAACCCTTCGGTCGATCCTCGGCGACTCCGCGGTCTTCATCTTTTTGGTCGCTGAGAGTGAGGCAGCGCTTGTTAAGCGGTTGATTGGTCGAAAAACAGAAACATCTGATATGCTTCTGGTAAGAATCGCGACGGCCAGAGAGGAGGTTAAGCACCTCGGAAATTTCGACTACATAGTCGTTAATGCGGAGGGGAAGCTCGAGAGCGCAGTTAAGCTTGTCGAGTCCATTATTGATGCCGAGAAAGCTAAAATACGGCAGCGGAATGCCCAGATCTAG